The following coding sequences are from one Parafrankia discariae window:
- a CDS encoding SDR family NAD(P)-dependent oxidoreductase — protein sequence MGKLDGKVAVITGGSTGMALAGAKLFVEEGAHVFIQARRQEALDDAVKLIGRNVTAVQGDAAELDDLDRLYDTVRREKGSIDVLWASAGMGEPAVLGEITEEQFHRAFWLNARGTLFTVQKALPLINDNGSIFMTGSNASLGAFPGWSLYAGSKAVQQAWARVWLNELRDRKIRVNVLTPGQVATAKQEELFDEATKAAFESLIPRGKMGRPEEIATVALFLASADSSYVNGLELVTDGGTTAI from the coding sequence GGCGGATCCACCGGCATGGCACTGGCCGGCGCCAAACTGTTCGTCGAGGAAGGAGCGCACGTCTTCATCCAGGCCCGGCGGCAGGAAGCACTGGACGACGCCGTCAAGCTGATCGGCCGCAACGTCACCGCCGTCCAGGGTGACGCGGCCGAACTGGACGACCTGGACCGCTTGTACGACACCGTCAGGCGGGAAAAGGGCTCGATCGACGTGCTGTGGGCCAGCGCCGGGATGGGCGAACCCGCCGTCCTCGGCGAGATCACTGAGGAACAGTTCCACCGCGCCTTCTGGCTCAACGCGCGCGGCACCCTGTTCACCGTGCAGAAGGCACTGCCGCTGATCAACGACAACGGCTCGATCTTCATGACCGGATCCAACGCCTCCCTCGGCGCCTTCCCCGGCTGGAGCCTCTACGCGGGAAGCAAAGCCGTCCAGCAGGCCTGGGCCCGCGTCTGGCTCAACGAACTGCGCGACCGCAAGATCCGGGTCAACGTCCTGACCCCCGGCCAGGTCGCCACCGCCAAACAGGAAGAACTGTTCGACGAGGCAACCAAGGCCGCATTCGAGTCCCTCATCCCCCGCGGAAAGATGGGCCGCCCCGAAGAAATCGCCACCGTCGCCCTGTTCCTCGCCTCCGCCGACTCCAGCTACGTCAACGGCCTGGAACTGGTCACCGACGGCGGCACCACCGCCATCTGA